A region of Neovison vison isolate M4711 chromosome 7, ASM_NN_V1, whole genome shotgun sequence DNA encodes the following proteins:
- the RAB1B gene encoding ras-related protein Rab-1B has translation MNPEYDYLFKLLLIGDSGVGKSCLLLRFADDTYTESYISTIGVDFKIRTIELDGKTIKLQIWDTAGQERFRTITSSYYRGAHGIIVVYDVTDQESYANVKQWLQEIDRYASENVNKLLVGNKSDLTTKKVVDNTTAKEFADSLGIPFLETSAKNATNVEQAFMTMAAEIKKRMGPGAASGGERPNLKIDSTPVKPAGGGCC, from the exons ATGAACCCCGAATA TGACTACCTGTTTAAGCTGCTTTTGATTGGTGATTCGGGCGTGGGCAAGTCATGCCTGCTTCTGCGGTTTGCT GATGACACATACACGGAGAGCTACATCAGCACCATCGGGGTGGACTTCAAGATCCGAACCATCGAGCTGGATGGCAAAACCATCAAACTTCAGATC TGGGACACGGCTGGTCAGGAGCGGTTCCGGACCATCACTTCCAGCTACTACCGGGGGGCTCACGGCATCATTGTGGTGTACGATGTCACCGACCAG GAATCCTATGCCAACGTGAAGCAGTGGCTGCAGGAGATCGACCGCTATGCCAGCGAGAACGTCAACAAGCTCCTGGTGGGCAACAAGAGCGACCTCACCACCAAGAAAGTGGTGGACAACACCACGGCCAAG GAGTTTGCGGATTCTCTGGGCATCCCCTTCCTGGAGACAAGTGCCAAGAACGCTACCAATGTCGAGCAGGCATTCATGACCATGGCTGCTGAGATCAAAAAGCGGATGGGGCCTGGGGCAGCTTCGGGGGGTGAGCGGCCCAACCTCAAGATCGACAGCACCCCTGTGAAGCCGGCTGGTGGCGGCTGTTGCTAG
- the KLC2 gene encoding kinesin light chain 2: MATMVLPREEKLSQDEIVLGTKAVIQGLETLRGEHRALLAPLVAHEAGEAEPGSQERCVLLRRSLEAIELGLGEAQVILALSSHLGAVESEKQKLRAQVRRLVQENQWLREELAGTQQKLQRSEQAVAQLEEEKQHLLFMSQIRKLDEDTSPSEEKGDVPKDSLDDLFPNEEEQSPAPSPGGGDVAAQHGGYEIPARLRTLHNLVIQYASQGRYEVAVPLCKQALEDLEKTSGHDHPDVATMLNILALVYRDQNKYKEAAHLLNDALAIREKTLGKDHPAVAATLNNLAVLYGKRGKYKEAEPLCKRALEIREKVLGKFHPDVAKQLSNLALLCQNQGKAEEVEHYYRRALEIYATRLGPDDPNVAKTKNNLASCYLKQGKYQDAETLYKEILTRAHEKEFGSVNGDNKPIWMHAEEREESKDKRRDSTPYGEYGSWYKACKVDSPTVNTTLRSLGALYRRQGKLEAAHTLEDCASRSRKQGLDPASQTKVVELLKDGSGGRGDRRGSRDVAGGAGARPESDFEEAGPAAEWSGDGSGSLRRSGSFGKLRDALRRSSEMLVKKLQGGGPQEPPNPRMKRASSLNFLNKSVEEPVQPGATGFSDSRTLSCSSMDLSRRSSLVG, encoded by the exons ATGGCTACGATGGTGCTTCCGCGGGAGGAGAAGCTGAGCCAGGATGAGATTGTGCTGGGCACCAAGGCCGTCATCCAAGGCCTGGAGACCCTACGCGGGGAGCATCGTGCCCTTCTCGCTCCCTTGGTAGCTCATGAAGCTGGCGAGGCGGAGCCGGGCTCACAGGAGCGATGTGTCCTCCTGCGTCGCTCCCTGGAAGCCATcgagctgggtctgggggaggccCAG GTGATCCTGGCGCTGTCGAGCCACCTGGGGGCTGTGGAGTCAGAAAAGCAGAAGCTGCGGGCTCAGGTGCGGCGTCTAGTGCAGGAGAACCAGTGGCTGCGAGAGGAGCTGGCCGGAACCCAGCAGAAGCTGCAGCGCAGCGAGCAGGCCGTGGCCCAGCTCGAGGAGGAGAAGCAGCACCTGCTGTTCATGAGCCAGATCCGCAAGCTGGATGAGGACACGTCCCCCAGT gaggagaagggggatgTCCCCAAAGACTCACTGGATGACCTGTTCCCCAACGAGGAGGAGCAGAGCCCAG cccccagccctggaggAGGGGATGTGGCTGCCCAGCACGGCGGCTATGAAATCCCAGCACGGCTCCGCACGCTGCACAACCTGGTGATTCAGTACGCCTCCCAGGGCCGCTACGAGGTGGCCGTGCCACTCTGCAAGCAGGCGCTCGAGGACCTGGAGAAGACCTCAGGCCACGACCACCCCGACGTCGCCACCATGCTGAACATCCTGGCTTTGGTCTATCG GGACCAGAACAAGTACAAAGAGGCTGCCCACCTGCTCAACGATGCCCTGGCCATCCGTGAGAAGACACTGGGCAAAGACCACCCGGCT GTGGCCGCAACATTAAACAACCTGGCAGTTCTGTATGGCAAGCGGGGCAAGTACAAAGAGGCCGAGCCCCTGTGCAAGCGGGCGCTGGAAATCCGAGAGAAG GTCCTGGGCAAGTTTCATCCGGACGTGGCCAAGCAGCTAAGCAACCTGGCCCTGCTGTGCCAGAACCAGGGCAAAGCCGAGGAGGTGGAGCACTACTACCGCAGGGCCCTGGAGATCTACGCCACCCGCCTTGGGCCTGATGACCCCAACGTGGCCAAGACCAAGAACAACCTG GCCTCCTGCTACCTGAAGCAGGGCAAGTACCAGGACGCAGAGACCCTGTACAAGGAGATCCTCACCCGCGCCCATGAGAAAGAGTTTGGCTCTGTCAATG gGGACAACAAGCCCATCTGGATGCATGCAGAAGAACGGGAGGAGAGCAAG GACAAGCGCCGGGACAGCACCCCCTACGGGGAGTATGGCAGCTGGTACAAGGCCTGTAAAGTAGACAG CCCCACAGTCAACACCACCCTGCGCAGCTTGGGGGCCCTGTACCGGCGCCAGGGCAAGCTAGAAGCTGCACATACACTGGAGGACTGTGCCAGCCGCAGCCGCAAGCAG GGCCTGGACCCCGCAAGCCAGACCAAGGTGGTGGAACTGCTGAAAGATGGCAGCGGTGGGCGCGGAGACCGCCGGGGCAGCCGAGATGTGGCCGGGGGCGCCGGGGCGCGGCCTGAGTCTGACTTTGAGGAGGCAGGGCCTGCAGCTGAGTGGAGCGGG GACGGTAGTGGCTCCCTGCGGCGCAGCGGCTCCTTTGGGAAGCTCCGAGATGCCCTGCGGCGCAGCAGTGAGATGCTGGTGAAGAAGTTGCAGGGTGGTGGCCCCCAGGAGCCTCCTAACCCCAG GATGAAGCGGGCCAGTTCCCTCAACTTCCTCAACAAGAGCGTGGAGGAGCCCGTCCAG CCTGGAGCTACCGGCTTCTCGGACAGCCGCACCCTCAGCTGCAGCTCCATGGACCTCTCCCGACGAAGCTCCCTCGTGGGTTAA